From Micromonospora rhizosphaerae, the proteins below share one genomic window:
- a CDS encoding S1C family serine protease: MAVQSGLGEPRGPWFVSPDLDPDGRIRWDVPGSGRDPGRRRSWRGRLLAALAVIALSTVSGAAAGGWVASRDGAPGPTAASAAPVPAELVTAAEKTVPGVVSVMVGGGGSGATGSGFAIDDQQHIITNDHILARGGGGPVTVEMPDGRRLTAEVVGREPGSDLAVLKVPASARLTALPLAKPNSTRVGEPVLAVGSPLGLSGTVTAGIVSALNRPVRLGSGRHSAVQTDASINPGNSGGPLVNARGEVVGVNTAIATIDGNGSIGIGFAIPIDQVQQTADTIIGRGG; this comes from the coding sequence ATGGCAGTGCAGAGCGGGCTGGGCGAGCCGCGCGGTCCCTGGTTCGTCTCGCCGGACCTCGATCCGGACGGGCGCATCCGGTGGGACGTACCCGGATCGGGTCGGGACCCGGGGCGGCGGCGGAGCTGGCGCGGCCGGCTGCTGGCCGCGCTGGCGGTGATCGCCCTCTCCACGGTCTCCGGCGCGGCGGCCGGCGGCTGGGTCGCCAGCCGGGACGGCGCCCCGGGGCCCACCGCGGCCTCCGCGGCGCCCGTCCCGGCGGAGCTGGTCACCGCCGCCGAGAAGACCGTGCCGGGGGTGGTCTCGGTGATGGTCGGTGGCGGTGGCTCGGGGGCCACCGGCTCCGGGTTCGCCATCGACGACCAGCAGCACATCATCACCAACGACCACATCCTGGCCCGCGGCGGCGGGGGACCGGTCACCGTGGAGATGCCGGACGGCCGCCGGCTCACCGCGGAGGTGGTGGGACGGGAGCCGGGCAGCGACCTCGCCGTGCTCAAGGTGCCCGCGTCGGCCCGGCTCACCGCGCTGCCGCTGGCCAAGCCGAACTCCACCCGGGTCGGCGAGCCGGTACTCGCGGTCGGTTCCCCGCTCGGCCTGTCCGGCACGGTGACCGCCGGTATCGTCAGCGCGCTCAACCGGCCGGTCCGGCTCGGCTCCGGCCGGCACAGCGCGGTGCAGACGGACGCCTCGATCAACCCCGGCAACTCCGGGGGACCGCTGGTCAACGCCCGGGGTGAGGTGGTCGGGGTGAACACGGCCATCGCCACCATCGACGGCAACGGCTCGATCGGCATCGGCTTCGCCATCCCGATCGACCAGGTTCAGCAGACCGCCGACACCATCATCGGCCGGGGTGGCTGA
- the arfB gene encoding alternative ribosome rescue aminoacyl-tRNA hydrolase ArfB translates to MDDGLRVNDQLLVPSAELRERFSRSSGPGGQGVNTADSRVELSFDLAGSPSVPEPLRARALERLANRLVDGVLTIAASEHRTQLSNREAARERMVALLRDAIAPPPKPRRPTRPSRAAKERRLAEKKRQSQRKRERRVDGD, encoded by the coding sequence GTGGACGACGGACTGCGGGTGAATGACCAGCTGCTGGTCCCCTCCGCCGAGCTGCGGGAACGCTTCTCCCGCTCCTCGGGGCCGGGCGGGCAGGGCGTCAACACCGCTGACTCGCGGGTCGAGCTGAGCTTCGACCTGGCCGGCTCGCCGAGCGTGCCCGAGCCGCTGCGGGCCCGGGCGCTGGAGCGGCTCGCCAACCGGCTGGTCGACGGCGTGCTGACCATCGCCGCCAGCGAGCACCGGACCCAGTTGTCCAACCGGGAGGCGGCCCGGGAACGGATGGTCGCCCTGCTGCGCGACGCGATCGCCCCGCCGCCGAAGCCGCGCCGCCCCACCCGTCCCTCCCGGGCGGCCAAGGAACGCCGGCTCGCCGAGAAGAAGCGCCAGTCCCAGCGCAAGCGCGAGCGCCGCGTCGACGGCGACTGA
- a CDS encoding DUF4180 domain-containing protein — protein MTTETRHGIPVYACPAEGAPLRDGADALEVVGAALGAGAELVVLPVERLTGDFFRLRSGVAGEIAQKFVNYRLRLAVVGDIAGHLADSAPLRDFVRESNRGRQLWFLASPAELDERLRKTV, from the coding sequence ATGACCACCGAAACGCGGCACGGGATCCCGGTGTACGCCTGCCCCGCGGAGGGGGCGCCGCTGCGCGACGGCGCGGACGCCCTCGAGGTGGTCGGGGCGGCCCTCGGCGCCGGCGCCGAGCTGGTGGTGTTGCCGGTGGAGCGGCTGACCGGCGACTTCTTCCGGCTGCGCAGCGGGGTCGCCGGGGAGATCGCGCAGAAGTTCGTCAACTACCGGTTGCGGCTGGCCGTGGTCGGCGACATCGCTGGGCATCTGGCCGACAGCGCGCCGCTGCGGGACTTCGTCCGGGAGTCCAACCGGGGCCGCCAGCTCTGGTTCCTCGCCAGCCCCGCCGAGCTCGACGAGCGGCTCCGGAAAACGGTTTGA
- a CDS encoding GNAT family N-acetyltransferase, whose protein sequence is MSVDHQAPGFSVKPTLTGGRVVLRPFVDDDLAAFEVALADPEVARLTGSPPDGGFDTERLRAWYGSRGRHRHVDPRPGVGGAPRPPAGCPDAVIEMLLRGLWAG, encoded by the coding sequence ATGTCCGTCGACCACCAGGCGCCCGGCTTCTCGGTCAAGCCCACGCTCACCGGCGGGCGCGTGGTGCTACGCCCGTTCGTCGACGACGACCTGGCGGCCTTCGAGGTGGCGCTGGCCGACCCGGAGGTCGCCCGGCTCACCGGCAGCCCGCCCGACGGCGGCTTCGACACCGAGCGGCTGCGGGCCTGGTACGGCAGCCGTGGACGCCACCGTCATGTCGATCCTCGCCCCGGAGTGGGCGGCGCACCGCGGCCACCCGCGGGCTGCCCTGACGCGGTGATCGAGATGCTGCTGCGCGGGCTGTGGGCAGGCTGA
- a CDS encoding 3-methyladenine DNA glycosylase translates to MTAALAPALDVADWQARRRAHEERVDAWLAPHLARRRTGATHPVEDFLFSYYSHRPAQLRRWHPGAGVLLRGAGPAEFGRDYLTTAAGRTLDTEGVRARRAESIRWIRTLLAATAGRPAHFGCFGMHEWAMVYRQTQDEVRHNAWPLRLSPAETAAVVEERGVRCSHFDAYRFFTPPARPLNLLTPTRETQYALEQPGCLHANMDLYKWAYKLSPLVPSELVADCFALAREIRTLDMRASPYDLADLGYPPVRVETPEGRAEYAAAQRGFAERAAPLRARLLAALD, encoded by the coding sequence GTGACCGCCGCCCTCGCCCCCGCCCTCGACGTGGCCGACTGGCAGGCCCGGCGGCGGGCGCACGAGGAGCGGGTGGACGCCTGGCTCGCGCCGCACCTGGCTCGCCGGCGCACCGGGGCGACGCACCCGGTGGAGGACTTCCTCTTCAGCTACTACTCCCACCGCCCCGCCCAACTGCGCCGCTGGCACCCGGGCGCCGGGGTACTGCTGCGCGGGGCGGGCCCGGCCGAGTTCGGCCGGGACTACCTGACCACCGCCGCCGGCCGCACCCTCGACACCGAGGGGGTACGCGCCCGGCGCGCGGAGTCGATCCGGTGGATCCGCACCCTGCTCGCCGCGACCGCCGGCCGTCCGGCGCACTTCGGCTGCTTCGGGATGCACGAGTGGGCGATGGTCTACCGGCAGACCCAGGACGAGGTACGCCACAACGCCTGGCCGCTGCGGCTGAGCCCGGCCGAGACCGCCGCCGTCGTCGAGGAGCGGGGCGTGCGGTGCAGCCACTTCGACGCGTACCGGTTCTTCACCCCGCCGGCCCGCCCGCTGAACCTGCTCACCCCGACCCGGGAGACCCAGTACGCCCTGGAGCAGCCGGGCTGCCTGCACGCCAACATGGACCTCTACAAATGGGCGTACAAGCTCTCTCCGCTGGTGCCCTCGGAGCTGGTCGCGGACTGCTTCGCGCTGGCCCGGGAGATCCGCACGCTGGACATGCGGGCCAGCCCGTACGACCTCGCTGACCTCGGATACCCGCCGGTGCGGGTGGAGACGCCGGAGGGCCGGGCCGAGTACGCCGCCGCGCAGCGCGGCTTCGCCGAGCGGGCCGCCCCACTGCGGGCCCGGCTGCTGGCCGCGCTCGACTGA
- a CDS encoding fumarylacetoacetate hydrolase family protein, translating to MRIARFAHAKGMSFGVVEGEPEAGPQGLTIAEIEGHPFGQITFSGARWALSDVRLFSPILPSKVVCVGRNYAEHAAEHGSEVPKEPLLFLKPSTSVIGPRDAIRLPIFSRQVEHEAELAVVIGAPGARRADRAAAERAIFGYTCANDVTARDLQRSDGQWTRAKGFDSFCPIGPWITTGLDVSDLEVRCEVGRNPEEMEVRQLGRTKDMVFDVPALVSYISHVMTLLPGDVVLTGTPAGVSPLAEGDTVTVRIEGIGELTNPVVSVA from the coding sequence GTGCGTATCGCTCGTTTTGCTCATGCCAAGGGAATGTCGTTCGGGGTCGTCGAGGGCGAGCCGGAGGCCGGGCCGCAGGGCCTGACCATCGCCGAGATCGAGGGGCACCCGTTCGGCCAGATCACCTTCTCCGGTGCCCGTTGGGCGCTCTCCGACGTCCGGCTGTTCTCGCCGATCCTGCCGAGCAAGGTGGTTTGCGTCGGCCGCAACTATGCCGAGCACGCCGCCGAGCACGGCAGCGAGGTGCCCAAGGAGCCGCTGCTCTTCCTGAAGCCCTCCACCTCGGTGATCGGGCCGCGCGACGCGATCCGGTTGCCGATCTTCTCCAGGCAGGTCGAGCACGAGGCGGAGCTGGCCGTGGTGATCGGCGCGCCGGGCGCCCGCCGGGCCGACCGCGCCGCCGCCGAGCGGGCGATCTTCGGCTACACCTGCGCCAATGACGTGACCGCGCGGGATCTCCAGCGCTCGGACGGGCAGTGGACGCGGGCCAAGGGCTTCGACTCGTTCTGCCCGATCGGACCGTGGATCACCACCGGGCTGGACGTCTCCGACCTGGAGGTCCGGTGTGAGGTTGGTCGCAACCCCGAGGAGATGGAGGTACGCCAGCTCGGCCGGACCAAGGACATGGTCTTCGACGTGCCGGCCCTGGTGTCGTACATCTCGCACGTGATGACGTTGCTCCCCGGCGACGTGGTGCTGACCGGCACCCCGGCCGGGGTTAGCCCGCTCGCTGAGGGGGATACGGTGACCGTGCGGATCGAGGGGATCGGCGAGCTCACCAACCCGGTGGTCTCGGTCGCCTGA
- a CDS encoding IclR family transcriptional regulator: protein MSGVGVLDKAVVILAACVDGASLAELVERTKLPRATAHRLAQALEIHRMLVRDTQGRWRPGPRLGELANAAPDVLLTAAEPLLGALRDATGESAQLYLRRADERICVAAAERASGLRDTVPVGSVLPMTAGSAAQILLAWEPPEAVMPLLPRSKFTGRTLAEVRRRGWAQSVAEREAGVASVSAPIRDRTGRVIAAISISGPIERLGRRPGERHAMAVVRAGQRLSGL, encoded by the coding sequence ATGAGCGGTGTCGGTGTTCTCGACAAGGCGGTGGTCATCCTGGCCGCCTGCGTCGACGGCGCCAGCCTGGCCGAACTCGTTGAACGCACCAAGCTGCCCCGGGCCACCGCGCACCGGCTGGCACAGGCGTTGGAGATCCACCGGATGCTGGTCCGGGACACCCAGGGGCGCTGGCGCCCGGGCCCCCGGCTCGGCGAGCTGGCCAACGCCGCGCCGGACGTGCTGCTGACCGCGGCCGAGCCGCTGCTCGGCGCGCTGCGCGACGCCACCGGCGAGAGCGCCCAGCTCTACCTGCGCCGGGCCGACGAGCGGATCTGCGTGGCCGCCGCCGAGCGGGCCAGTGGCCTGCGGGACACCGTGCCGGTGGGCTCGGTGCTGCCGATGACGGCCGGTTCGGCGGCACAGATCCTGCTCGCCTGGGAGCCACCGGAGGCGGTCATGCCGCTCCTGCCCCGCTCCAAGTTCACCGGCCGCACCCTGGCCGAGGTACGCCGCCGCGGCTGGGCGCAGAGCGTCGCCGAACGGGAGGCGGGTGTGGCGAGCGTCTCGGCCCCGATCCGCGACCGCACCGGCCGGGTGATCGCCGCCATCAGCATCTCCGGCCCCATCGAGCGCCTGGGCCGCCGCCCCGGCGAACGCCACGCCATGGCCGTCGTGCGAGCCGGCCAACGCCTCTCCGGCCTCTAA
- the leuC gene encoding 3-isopropylmalate dehydratase large subunit, translating into MVGVTPEPRTLAEKVWDAHVVRSAEGEPDLLFIDLHLLHEVTSPQAFDGLRLAGRRVRRTDLTIATEDHNTPTGYADPAFRERRGDLLTIADPTSRTQIETLRRNCAEFGVRLHPLGDENQGIVHVIGPQLGLTQPGTTIVCGDSHTATHGAFGALAFGIGTSEVEHVLATQTLPQSRPKTMAVNVTGQLGPGVTAKDLVLALIAQVGTGGGRGHIVEYRGEAIRALSMEGRMTIANMSIEWGAKAGMIAPDEATFAYLKGRPNAPQGADWDAAVAYWRTLPTDEGATFDAEVTLDASRITPFVTWGTNPGQGAPLGSAVPDPEEFVTESERAAARRALEYMDLKPGTPLRDLAVDVVFVGSCTNGRLEDLRAAADVLRGHRVADGVRMLVVPGSAAVREAAEAEGLDKVFTDAGAEWRFAGCSMCLGMNPDTLSPGQRSASTSNRNFEGRQGRGGRTHLVSPPVAAATAVVGRLAAPADL; encoded by the coding sequence ATGGTGGGAGTCACTCCTGAGCCCAGGACCTTGGCCGAGAAGGTCTGGGACGCGCACGTCGTGCGGTCCGCCGAGGGCGAGCCGGATCTGCTCTTCATCGACCTGCACCTGCTGCACGAGGTCACCAGCCCGCAGGCCTTCGACGGGCTGCGGCTGGCCGGCCGCCGGGTCCGCCGCACCGACCTGACGATCGCGACCGAGGATCACAACACCCCGACCGGATACGCCGACCCCGCGTTCCGCGAGCGGCGCGGCGACCTGCTCACCATCGCGGACCCCACCTCCCGCACCCAGATCGAGACGCTGCGCCGCAACTGCGCCGAGTTCGGCGTACGCCTGCACCCACTCGGCGACGAGAACCAGGGCATCGTGCACGTCATCGGCCCGCAGCTCGGTCTCACCCAGCCGGGCACGACGATCGTCTGCGGTGACTCGCACACGGCCACCCACGGCGCGTTCGGCGCGCTCGCCTTCGGCATCGGCACCAGCGAGGTGGAGCACGTGCTGGCCACCCAGACGCTGCCGCAGAGCCGCCCGAAGACGATGGCGGTGAACGTCACCGGCCAGCTCGGCCCGGGGGTCACCGCGAAGGACCTGGTGCTCGCGCTGATCGCCCAGGTCGGCACCGGCGGGGGCCGCGGCCACATCGTGGAGTACCGGGGCGAGGCGATCCGGGCCCTCTCCATGGAGGGCCGGATGACCATCGCCAACATGTCCATCGAGTGGGGCGCCAAGGCCGGCATGATCGCGCCGGACGAGGCCACCTTCGCGTACCTGAAGGGGCGGCCGAACGCGCCGCAGGGGGCCGACTGGGACGCCGCGGTGGCGTACTGGCGGACGCTGCCCACGGATGAGGGGGCGACCTTCGACGCCGAGGTGACCCTGGACGCGAGCCGGATCACCCCGTTCGTCACCTGGGGCACCAACCCGGGTCAGGGCGCGCCGCTGGGGTCCGCGGTGCCGGACCCGGAGGAGTTCGTCACGGAGTCCGAGCGGGCCGCCGCCCGCCGGGCCCTCGAATACATGGATCTGAAGCCGGGTACGCCGCTGCGCGACCTCGCGGTCGACGTGGTCTTCGTCGGCTCCTGCACCAACGGCCGGCTGGAGGACCTGCGCGCCGCCGCCGACGTGCTGCGCGGGCACCGGGTCGCCGACGGCGTACGGATGCTGGTGGTCCCCGGATCCGCGGCGGTGCGCGAGGCGGCCGAGGCGGAGGGGCTGGACAAGGTCTTCACCGACGCCGGCGCCGAGTGGCGCTTCGCGGGCTGCTCCATGTGTCTGGGGATGAACCCGGACACCCTTTCGCCGGGCCAGCGCTCGGCCTCGACCTCCAACCGCAACTTCGAGGGGCGCCAGGGTCGGGGCGGGCGTACCCACCTGGTGTCCCCGCCGGTCGCCGCCGCCACTGCCGTGGTCGGCCGGCTGGCCGCCCCCGCCGACCTGTAG
- the leuD gene encoding 3-isopropylmalate dehydratase small subunit: MDKFTTHTGTAVPLRRSNVDTDQIIPAVYLKRVTRTGFADGLFNAWREDPTFVLNDPVHSGASILVAGPEFGTGSSREHAVWALRDWGFRAVISPRFGDIFRGNALKEGLLPVELELKAVEELWDLVESDPTTPIIVDLTARQVHAGAATWAFPLDDHSRWRLMEGLDDIGLTLRHEAEISAFEASRPSFLPSVG; this comes from the coding sequence ATGGACAAGTTCACCACCCACACCGGCACCGCCGTGCCGCTGCGCCGTTCCAACGTGGACACCGATCAGATCATCCCGGCCGTGTACCTCAAGCGGGTGACCCGGACGGGCTTTGCGGACGGGCTCTTCAACGCGTGGCGGGAGGACCCGACATTCGTGCTCAACGATCCCGTCCATTCCGGTGCGTCGATTCTCGTGGCCGGTCCGGAGTTCGGTACCGGCTCCTCCCGGGAGCACGCCGTCTGGGCGCTGCGCGACTGGGGCTTCCGGGCCGTGATCTCGCCCCGCTTCGGTGACATCTTCCGCGGCAACGCCCTCAAGGAAGGGCTCCTTCCGGTGGAGTTGGAATTGAAAGCGGTGGAGGAGCTCTGGGATCTGGTGGAATCCGACCCGACCACCCCGATCATCGTGGACCTCACCGCCCGCCAGGTCCACGCCGGGGCCGCCACGTGGGCGTTCCCGCTCGACGACCACAGCCGCTGGCGGCTGATGGAGGGCTTGGATGACATTGGACTAACCCTCCGACACGAGGCCGAGATCAGCGCCTTCGAGGCGTCCCGGCCGTCGTTCCTGCCCTCGGTCGGATAG
- a CDS encoding HU family DNA-binding protein: MNKAELIEALAVRLGDRKTATAALDAVLAEVQGAVTKGEKVAITGFGAFEKRVRGARTARNPRTGEAVKVKKTSVPTFRPGAGFKEMVASGKVPKNTLAAKKTAAAKAAPAKKAAAAKAAPAKKAAPAKKAAPAKKAAPAKKAAAAKKAAPAKKAAPAKKAAAAKKAPAKKTTAAKKTTAAKKAPAKKAPAKKAPAKKAAARR; the protein is encoded by the coding sequence GTGAACAAGGCCGAGCTCATCGAGGCGCTCGCCGTTCGCCTGGGGGACCGGAAGACGGCGACGGCCGCGCTCGACGCGGTCCTCGCTGAGGTCCAGGGGGCGGTCACCAAGGGCGAGAAGGTGGCGATCACCGGATTCGGAGCATTCGAAAAGCGCGTCCGGGGTGCCCGAACAGCGCGCAATCCACGGACCGGCGAGGCGGTGAAGGTCAAGAAGACCTCCGTCCCGACCTTCCGTCCGGGCGCTGGCTTCAAGGAAATGGTGGCCAGCGGCAAGGTGCCGAAGAACACGCTCGCCGCCAAGAAGACCGCCGCCGCCAAGGCCGCTCCGGCAAAGAAGGCCGCCGCGGCCAAGGCCGCCCCGGCGAAGAAGGCGGCTCCGGCGAAGAAGGCCGCGCCGGCCAAGAAGGCCGCTCCGGCGAAGAAGGCCGCCGCGGCGAAGAAGGCGGCTCCGGCGAAGAAGGCCGCGCCGGCCAAGAAGGCCGCCGCGGCAAAGAAGGCGCCGGCGAAGAAGACCACCGCAGCGAAGAAGACCACCGCGGCAAAGAAGGCGCCGGCAAAGAAGGCGCCGGCGAAGAAGGCGCCGGCCAAGAAGGCGGCCGCCAGGCGCTGA
- a CDS encoding NUDIX hydrolase has product MTIDEPVDVRAAGGVVWRPGARGVEVCLVHRPRYGDWSLPKGKLESGEHPLRAAVREVAEETDVRAVPQVRLPTIRYRSQGRPKAVDYWSMRAVAEGGFQPDTEVDEVRWLPVDEAVRLISYPHDAEVLAGFAALPPVTATMVLVRHGQAGKRGIWSGPDSGRPLDAIGWAQAHALGELVALVRPVRLLSASARRCVQTLDPAAALLDLPIEVVGDLDEPKPGQQPEECVLAAAARLVELAGAGEPVAVCSQGKVIPGALERLTGRADDFATPKGGGWLLAFTGDRLLAADRL; this is encoded by the coding sequence GTGACGATCGACGAACCGGTGGACGTCCGGGCGGCGGGCGGGGTCGTCTGGCGGCCGGGTGCCCGGGGCGTCGAGGTCTGCCTGGTGCACCGCCCCCGGTACGGCGACTGGTCGCTGCCCAAGGGCAAGCTGGAGTCCGGCGAGCACCCGCTGCGGGCGGCCGTCCGCGAGGTGGCCGAGGAGACCGACGTCCGAGCGGTGCCGCAGGTGCGGCTGCCGACCATCCGCTACCGCAGCCAGGGTCGTCCCAAGGCGGTCGACTACTGGTCGATGCGGGCCGTGGCGGAGGGCGGCTTCCAGCCGGACACCGAGGTGGACGAGGTCCGCTGGCTCCCGGTCGACGAGGCGGTACGCCTGATCAGCTACCCGCACGACGCCGAGGTGCTCGCCGGGTTCGCGGCGCTGCCCCCGGTCACCGCCACGATGGTGCTGGTCCGGCACGGGCAGGCCGGCAAGCGGGGCATCTGGTCCGGGCCGGACTCCGGCCGGCCGCTGGACGCCATCGGCTGGGCGCAGGCCCACGCCCTGGGCGAGCTGGTGGCCCTGGTCCGCCCGGTACGCCTGCTGTCGGCCTCGGCCCGTCGGTGCGTGCAGACCCTGGACCCGGCCGCCGCCCTGCTGGACCTGCCGATCGAGGTGGTCGGCGACCTCGACGAGCCGAAGCCGGGCCAGCAGCCGGAGGAGTGCGTGCTGGCCGCCGCCGCCCGTCTCGTCGAGCTGGCCGGCGCCGGGGAGCCGGTCGCGGTGTGCAGCCAGGGCAAGGTGATCCCCGGCGCCCTGGAACGGCTGACCGGCCGGGCGGACGACTTCGCCACCCCGAAGGGCGGCGGCTGGCTGCTCGCCTTCACCGGCGACCGGCTGCTCGCCGCCGACCGGCTGTAA
- a CDS encoding RNA degradosome polyphosphate kinase translates to MSTPREHPERTPHASDAVERRNGVPTRGAGGRFRSTSAPVESVPATPESPGTDAAAASAGLEEVLDPATRRPAPSAEDAAPPAAPPLPEDRFLNRELAWLDFNARVLALAEDPRTPLLERAKFLAIFASNLDEFYMVRVAGLKRRLSAGLPIRGGDRLPLRTQLELIAEKTAGLVARHAACFVDDVLPKLAGEDIRILRWTDLDDAERERLRTWFREHIFPVLTPLAVDPAHPFPYISGRSLNLAVSVRDPDGGSELFARVKVPNNVPRFVRVARDSAGVRFLPVEDLISVHLGQLFSGMQVVECHLFRVTRNAEVEVDEDRDEDLLQALERELARRRFGPPVRLEVAASISDHMLELLVRELDMDAHDVLRVPGLLDLSALWQVYGEADRPELKDPPFVPATHPRLVEGEVPRSVFATLRDGDILVHHPYHSFATSVQRFIEQAAADPDVLAIKQTLYRTSGDSPIVDALVDAAAAGKQVVVLVELKARFDEVANIGWARTLERAGCHVVYGLVGLKTHCKTALVVRQEGNQIRRYCHIGTGNYHPKTARLYEDFGMLTADPEIGADLTDLFNVLTGYSRQTAYRRLLVAPQGIRSGLIERIEREIAHVRLGVPGLVQMKVNALVDEEIIDALYRASQAGVHVDLLIRGMCTLRPGVPGLSENIRVRSILGRFLEHSRVFRFGNNGDAEFWMGSSDLMHRNLDRRVEALVQVSDPVARAELDYVLSAAMSSEVDAFELAAEGTWSRRTSTAETPLIDLQELLLRRAGGTAG, encoded by the coding sequence GTGAGCACCCCTCGCGAACACCCCGAACGTACCCCGCACGCGTCTGACGCGGTCGAACGCCGCAACGGCGTCCCCACCCGCGGCGCCGGCGGCCGGTTCCGCTCCACCAGCGCCCCCGTGGAGAGCGTCCCGGCCACGCCCGAGTCCCCCGGCACCGACGCCGCGGCCGCCTCCGCGGGGCTGGAGGAGGTGCTCGATCCGGCAACCCGCCGGCCCGCACCGAGCGCGGAGGACGCCGCGCCACCGGCGGCCCCGCCGCTGCCCGAGGACCGGTTCCTCAACCGGGAGCTCGCCTGGCTCGACTTCAACGCCCGGGTGCTGGCGCTGGCCGAGGACCCGCGCACCCCGCTGCTGGAGCGCGCCAAGTTCCTGGCCATCTTCGCCAGCAACCTGGACGAGTTCTACATGGTGCGGGTGGCCGGGCTGAAGCGCCGGCTCTCGGCCGGCCTGCCGATTCGCGGCGGCGACCGGCTTCCGCTGCGTACCCAGCTGGAGCTGATCGCGGAGAAGACGGCCGGCCTGGTCGCCCGGCACGCCGCCTGCTTCGTCGACGACGTGCTGCCGAAGCTGGCCGGCGAGGACATCCGGATCCTGCGCTGGACCGACCTGGACGACGCCGAGCGGGAGCGGCTGCGCACCTGGTTCCGGGAGCACATCTTCCCCGTGCTCACGCCGCTCGCCGTCGACCCGGCGCACCCCTTCCCGTACATCTCGGGGCGGTCGCTCAACCTGGCCGTGTCGGTCCGCGATCCGGACGGCGGCTCGGAACTCTTCGCCCGGGTCAAGGTGCCGAACAACGTGCCCCGCTTCGTCCGGGTCGCACGGGACTCCGCCGGCGTCCGGTTCCTCCCGGTAGAGGACCTCATCTCGGTGCACCTCGGGCAGCTCTTCTCCGGGATGCAGGTGGTGGAGTGCCACCTGTTCCGGGTGACCCGCAACGCGGAGGTGGAGGTCGACGAGGACCGCGACGAGGACCTGCTCCAGGCCCTGGAACGGGAGCTGGCCCGGCGCCGGTTCGGCCCACCGGTACGCCTGGAGGTCGCCGCCTCCATCTCCGACCACATGCTGGAGCTGCTCGTCCGCGAGCTGGACATGGACGCCCACGACGTGCTGCGGGTGCCCGGCCTGCTGGATCTCTCCGCGCTCTGGCAGGTCTACGGCGAGGCCGACCGCCCCGAGCTCAAGGACCCACCGTTCGTGCCGGCCACCCACCCCCGGCTCGTCGAGGGTGAGGTGCCGCGCAGCGTCTTCGCCACCCTCCGGGACGGGGACATCCTGGTGCACCACCCGTACCACTCGTTCGCCACCAGCGTGCAGCGCTTCATCGAGCAGGCCGCCGCCGACCCGGACGTGTTGGCCATCAAGCAGACGCTCTACCGCACCAGCGGCGACTCCCCGATCGTCGACGCGTTGGTCGACGCTGCCGCCGCCGGCAAGCAGGTGGTGGTGCTGGTCGAGTTGAAGGCGCGCTTCGACGAGGTGGCCAACATCGGCTGGGCCCGGACGCTGGAACGCGCCGGCTGCCACGTCGTCTACGGCCTGGTGGGCCTCAAGACGCACTGCAAGACCGCCCTGGTGGTACGCCAGGAGGGCAACCAGATCCGCCGCTACTGCCACATCGGCACCGGCAACTACCACCCGAAGACCGCCCGGCTCTACGAGGACTTCGGCATGCTGACCGCCGACCCGGAGATCGGCGCCGACCTGACCGACCTGTTCAACGTGCTCACCGGCTACAGCCGGCAGACCGCGTACCGGCGGCTGCTGGTGGCCCCGCAGGGCATCCGAAGCGGGCTGATCGAGCGGATCGAGCGGGAGATCGCCCACGTCCGGCTCGGCGTGCCGGGGCTGGTGCAGATGAAGGTGAACGCCCTGGTGGACGAGGAGATCATCGACGCGCTCTACCGGGCCTCTCAGGCCGGCGTCCACGTCGATCTGCTGATCCGGGGCATGTGCACGCTCCGCCCGGGTGTCCCGGGCCTGTCGGAGAACATCCGGGTCCGGTCGATCCTCGGCCGGTTCCTGGAGCACTCGCGGGTCTTCCGGTTCGGCAACAACGGCGACGCCGAGTTCTGGATGGGCTCGTCCGACCTGATGCACCGCAACCTGGACCGGCGGGTGGAGGCGCTGGTGCAGGTGAGCGACCCGGTCGCCCGGGCCGAGCTCGACTACGTGCTCAGCGCCGCGATGAGCTCGGAGGTGGACGCGTTCGAGCTGGCCGCGGAGGGCACCTGGAGCCGGCGTACGAGCACGGCGGAGACGCCGCTGATCGACCTGCAGGAGCTGTTGCTGCGCCGGGCGGGCGGGACGGCCGGCTGA
- a CDS encoding cold-shock protein: MQGTVATFDASNRNGVLLLDDGTELAFPAHAFDASGLRLLRLGQRVRVDRDAAGEIIRVTLPTMA, translated from the coding sequence ATGCAGGGCACGGTGGCCACCTTCGACGCGTCGAACCGCAACGGGGTGCTGCTCCTCGACGACGGCACCGAGCTGGCCTTCCCGGCCCACGCCTTCGACGCCTCCGGGCTTCGACTGCTCCGGCTCGGCCAACGGGTCCGGGTCGACCGGGACGCCGCGGGCGAGATCATCCGGGTGACGTTGCCGACGATGGCCTGA